One window of the Mangifera indica cultivar Alphonso unplaced genomic scaffold, CATAS_Mindica_2.1 Un_0020, whole genome shotgun sequence genome contains the following:
- the LOC123205956 gene encoding uncharacterized protein LOC123205956, with protein MLNSLQNLACFGIQAAKLKQVGLQGKLRAIILKNCTVLAEITLIITSDGSTSVEYQDQGRIYHLLHYLSQLSSLKRVKVSGFFLKNWLMRNVSDIAYIASNHLKILYLVEMSFNDHDQTKATVKLLKLFSNLRFEAENIQDNHSNFCKHKINQATVLANFKM; from the exons CTAAAACAGGTAGGTCTCCAAGGAAAATTGAGAGCTATCATTCTTAAAAATTGTACGGTCCTAGCAGAGATAACCTTAATCATCACTTCAGATGGGTCTACCAGCGTTGAATATCAAGATCAAGGAAGGATTTACCATTTGCTACATTATCTCAGTCAGCTATCCAGTCTGAAAAGAGTTAAAGTTTCTGGTTTTTTCCTTAAG AATTGGCTGATGCGGAATGTTTCAGACATTGCCTATATTGCATCCAACCATTTGAAGATTCTTTATCTTGTTGAAATGAGTTTCAACGATCATGATCAGACAAAGGCCACTGTCAAACTTCTTAAACTCTTCTCAAACTTACG ATTCGAAGCGGAGAATATTCAAGACAATCATTCGAATTTCTGCAAGCACAAAATCAATCAAGCTACTGTTTTGGCCAACTTCAAAATGTGA